The following nucleotide sequence is from Staphylococcus chromogenes.
GACATTTCAAATGCTTATGTGATTCATCGACTGGTGGCTTCTCCTAAATATAAAGGGAGTGCACAACGTATGATGGATTTTGCTGAAAACTTAGCGCGTCAACATGACGTAGATATATTACTTACAGATACTTTTTCATTAAATGAAAGAGCTCAGAAATTATTCCCAAAAAATGGCTTTATCATGACAGGCGAAATGACCAGTAATGAATTTCCTTTTGATAAAGGTGAACCATTTTATGCTTACTACAAAAATTTGAACGAATAGAGGGTTAATATGGTAAAAATAGCATTTACTGGAGGCGGTACAGTCGGTCACGTCTCAGTTAATTTAAGTCTTATCCCTACAGCTAAAGCTTCTGGATATGAAACATTTTATATAGGTTCAAAAACCGGGATAGAACGAGAAATGATTACATCTCAACTTCCGAATACGCCTTATTTTGCGATATCGAGCGGAAAATTAAGAAGATACCTCTCTTTTGAAAACGCTAAAGATATTTTCAAAGTCCTCAAGGGTATTAACGATGCAAGACGTATTCTCAAAAAGGAAAAACCTGATATCGTCTTCTCTAAAGGAGGCTTTGTATCAGTTCCAGTGGTATTAGCAGCAAAATCTTTAAATATACCTACAATTATTCATGAATCAGATTTAACGCCTGGTTTAGCGAATAAAATAAGTATGAAATTTGCAAAAAAAATGTATGTCACATTTGAAGAAACTTTAAAATATGTGCCTGAAGGACGTGCAGATTTTGTTGGAGCAACTATTCGTGAAGATTTAAAAAATGGTAGCCCTGAACGTGGTTATCAATTAACAGGTTTTGATGCCAATAAAAAAGTACTGCTCGTTATGGGAGGAAGTATGGGGAGCCAAAAGATTAATGAAGCTATACGCGGTCAATTAGAGCGACTCCTTACTACTTACCAAATTGTACATCTCACTGGCAAGAATCTTAAAGATGCTTCAATTCAAAAACCAGGATATGTTCAATTTGAATTTTTAAAAGAAGATTTAACTGACATTTTAGCGATTACAGATACAGTTATTTCACGTGCAGGATCGAATGCAATTTATGAATTTTTAACTTTAAAAATCCCAATGTTGCTTATTCCACTTGGATTAGACCAATCCCGAGGGGACCAAATTGATAATGCAAAATACTTTGAAAAACAAGGCTATGCCTCTATGATCGATGAATCTGAATTAAATGCTGAAACTTTATATCCGGCATTAGAAAAAATTGAAAATACGCGCACGCAAATTATTCACAACATGGATAATTTTAAAGAGAGCCTAACGAAAGAACAATTGCTCAATAAAATCATTCAAGACGCTAAATCATAAGGAGGGATAAATGTATGAACCATTGGAAACGCATCTCATTGCTTATTGTATTTGCATTAATTTTTGCGGTTATCGCAATGTTCCATGAATCAAGGTTAGGAAAGTGGATTGACACAGAAGTATACGAATTTATTTATTCCTCCGAAAGTTTTATCTCTACTTCTATTTTCTTTGGAGCAACACAAATCGGTGAAGTATGGGCAATGATGTGTCTCTCGCTGTTAACAGTCGCGCTATTAATGTTTTATAAATATAAAATCGAAGCGTTATTTTTCGCTTTAACAATGATGGTTTCAGGAGCAACAAATCCAATCCTCAAAAATATATTTGATAGGGAACGTCCAACTATTTTAAGACTGATCGATATATCTGGATTTAGTTTTCCAAGTGGCCATGCGATGGGGTCAACTGCTTTCTTCGGTAGTTTGATTTACGTGAGCCACAGAATTCTGAAAGGTAAATCTAAAGGTGTCGTCATTGCACTTTGTGCTTTAATGATATTGTTAATTTCAACTTCACGTGTCTATTTAGGTGTCCATTATCCAACTGATATCATTGCTGGAATTATTGGGGGCATTTTCTGTATACTCCTTACACAATTAATGTTAAGAAAACCCTTAAAACTATAATACTTTTCGAGACGATGAAGGAACAATCTATTTTAGATGACCTTCATCGTTATTTATATCTTCACGTTTATGGGTTAAATAAGAGTAGATAAAAAAAACTGCCACACCTTCGTGTGACAGTTTTAATTTAACGTTTAATCAAAACGACTATTTTTATACGGGCATATAAAAGGGGATAGTACTTGAAAATGACTCAATCAAAAGAACGAATTGTAGTGGGGGGTCGTTGCGATTGATAATCATTTTCAATTACATTATACCTTACTGAGAATGATTGTCAATTAAAACTGTAAAATTTTTTGAAAAACTTTAATCTCTGTACTTTTTACCCTATGATTAAGAAGAGGTGACATCATGAAAAAAGTATTAATTATTGAAGACGAACAAAATTTAGCTCGTTTCATCGAATTGGAATTAAAACATGAACAGTATGACGTGGACATTACTTATGATGGTCTTTCTGGACTTAATAAAGCATTACAACAATATTATGACATCATTTTACTCGATCTAATGCTTCCAGAAATGGACGGCCTTGAAGTGTGTCAACGTATCAGAACCCAAAAAGATACGCCCATTATCATGATTACAGCAAAAGGGGAAATTTATGATAAAGTCGTCGGCTTGGACAATGGTGCAGATGACTATATTGTTAAACCTTTTGAAATAGAAGAATTATTAGCCAGAATGCGTGCACTTGTACGTAGATATGGTGAAGAAAGCCATTCTAATACAGATATTATTAATATCGATGGTTTAATCATTGATAAACATGCATTCAGTGTCTCGTTTGAGTCTCAAAATATAGAGCTCACAAAAACAGAGTTTGATTTATTACTCGTATTAGCAGAAAACAAAAATCATGTTTTACAACGTGAACAAATTCTAGACCACGTTTGGGGATACGAATCTGCTGTTGAGACAAACGTGGTAGACGTCTATATTCGTTATTTGAGAAATAAATTAAAACCTATAGGCAAGCAAAAACTCATTGAAACTGTACGAGGCGTAGGATATGTGATTAGACAATGAAACAATCCACTTTGAAAACAAAATGGACGCTTGTTACGACGATTATCACTTTTTTAATTATTTTTGTATTTTGTTTATTAATTATTTACGCCATTAGCAGCTTATTAAAGCAACATGAATTAGAAAAAGCTGAACGAAGTGTTGATGATATTTATAACCTTTTAGAAACTAAACCTATTCAACGTATTACAACAATCGAATTTAATTCCGTTACAAATAGTTATCAAAAAGTGATTTTGCATGATAGTTACCATCGAAAAATATTCGAAAACTCTAACACATCAGATATACGTTTTTCACCAGAATTTCATGCTATCAACACGCGAAATATCACTATAATTAAAAATAAAGAAGGCTCATTCATTGTGGTAAGCACACCGGTGGATACTTCTTACTTTAAAGGGTATGTGACAGTAGTCCATTCATTAAAAGTTTATGATGATTTGCTAAGATTTATCACGTATTTAGCATTGATTTTTGGGCTTATCGCGTTGTTCGTTACAGCAATTATTAGCTACATATTTTCTGCACAAATTACAAAGCCTATCAATATTATTACAGAGAAAATGACACAAATTCGACGCGATGGATTTCAAGAAAAACTATCAGTTCCAACAAATTATGAAGAAACCGATGCATTAATAGACACTTTTAATAGCATGATGATTAAACTTGAAGATTCATTTAACCAACAACGTCAATTTGTTGAAGATGCTTCACATGAATTAAGAACACCACTACAAATTATTCAAGGACATCTTAGTTTGATTAAACGATGGGGTAAGAAAGACCCTGAGATATTAGAAGAATCATTATCGATTTCAATAGAAGAAATGAATCGTATTTCAAAACTCGTTGAAGAATTATTGATGCTTACTAAAAATGATATGCGACATGCTGAAAATCAAGTGGAAAAAGTGGACATTAATGAAGAAATTAAAACACGTATTAGAGCAATTACAAAAATTCATGACTCCTACACTTTTACATTCAATACAAATCAAGATTTTATATTTTTAAATATCAATGCCTTTCATTTTGAACAAATTCTTTTAATATTTTTTGATAATGCCATTAAATATGACACACAAAGAAAGAAAATTGATATCACAACAAAGTACATTAATAATCAAGTCATTATTGAAATTACAGATCATGGAATGGGAATTCCTCAAGAAGATATTAATTATATATTTGATCGTTTTTATCGCGTCGACAAATCTCGCTCACGTCATCAAGGAGGAAATGGTTTAGGCCTATCAATAGCTGAAAAAATTGTCAAGTTATATCAAGGTCATATTTCGGTTAAAAGCGAAGTAGGTAAATTTACAACATTCACAATTAGCTTCAATGCAAGTCAGAACTAGAATTTACCCCCTATTTTGCCTTTAAATGTTCACAAATTAATGCTATGATTATCCTGTAAGCGGTTTTATTTATTCTGTGGAGGGTGGATTATGAAGAACGATAAACAGGTGACAGAGGCACCTGTAAACTTCGGAGCGAATCTAGGATTAATGTTAGAACTCTATGATCAGTTTTTAGAAGATCCAAGTTCAGTCACTGAAGATTTACAAGTGCTCTTTAGCACAATCAAAGATGGCGAAGCAACCTTATCAAACACATCACGTCAATCAAGCTCAGGAGATAGCACAATTAAACGTGTTATGCGGTTGATTGATAATATTAGACAATACGGGCATTTACAAGCAGATATTTATCCTGTCAATAAGCCCGAACGTAAACATTTACCTAAACTCACAATTGAGGATTTCGATTTAGACAGGCAGACGCTCGAAGATATATCTGCCGACATCGTTTCTGAACATTTTAAAGATATCTATGACAATGCGTATGAAGCGATTTTAAGAATGGAAAAACGATATAAAGGACCTATCGCCTTTGAATACACACATATAAATAACAATAAAGAACGTGTGTGGCTTAAACGTCGAATTGAAACCCCATATAAAGCAAGCCTGAACACCGAAGAGAAAAAAGCATTGTTCAAACAACTCGCACGTGTAGAGGGATTTGAAAAATATCTCCACAAAAACTTTGTAGGAGCGAAACGTTTCTCAATAGAAGGTGTAGACGCATTAGTGCCTATGCTTTCACACACAATTAAACGTGCATCTGAAGTAAATATTACAAATATCCAAATCGGTATGGCACACAGAGGACGTTTAAATGTACTCACACATATCCTTAAAAAGCCTTATGCTATGATGCTTTCCGAGTTTATGCATACCGACCCAATGAAGTTTTTACCTGAAGATGGAAGTTTAGAACTCACTTCAGGTTGGACAAGCGATGTTAAATATCATCTTGGTGGTGTGAAAACAATTAATGACCACGGTCATGAACAACGAATTGTTTTAGCAAATAACCCGAGCCATCTTGAAGTCGTAGCTCCTGTTGTGACAGGACGTACTCGCGCATCACAAGACCTCACAGATCAAGCAGGTCAAGTTGAGACAAACTTTAATAACGGTATGCCAATCATTATTCATGGGGATGCAGCATATCCTGGCCAAGGGGTTAACTTTGAAACAATGAACCTTGGTAGTTTGAAAGGATATTCTACAGGTGGAACTTTACACATCATTACAAATAACCGTATCGGATTTACAACAGAACCCATTGATGGACGCTCAACAACTTATGCGACTGATGTTGCCAAAGGTTACGATGTGCCTATTATGCACGTAAATGCTGATGATGTTGAAGCAACTATCGAAGCTATTGATATTGCTATGGAATTTAGAAAGACCTTTAATAAAGATGTTGTCATTGATTTAGTAGGTTATCGTCGATTTGGTCATAATGAGATGGATGAGCCGACTTTAACGAATCCATTACCATACAAAAACATAAAAAAACATGACACTGTTGAAATTATTTATGGTAATAAATTGATTGAAGAGGGCATCATTAATAAAGAAGAGATGGATGAAGTTATTTCAAATGTTCAAAAAGAAATGCGTCAAGCGCATGACTCTATCGATAAAAACGATAAAAACGACAACACAGAAATGGAGATACCTGAAGGAATTTCTAAACCTCTTCAAAGTAATGAAAGTGAATTGTCCTTAGAACGTCTCAAAGAAATCAATGAGGCGATGCTCAACTATCCAGAAGGATTTAACGTATTTAAAAAATTAAATCGTATTTTAGAGCAACGTCGCAGTCCTTTTGAAAGTGAAGATGGATTAGTGGACTGGGCGCATGCAGAACAACTTGCATTTGCAACAGTGATGCAAGAAGGTACACCTATCCGTATGACTGGACAAGATAGCGAGCGAGGAACTTTTAGTCATCGTCACGCGGTCCTACACGACCAAGAAAATGGAGATGTTTTCATTCCATTGCAACATGTTCCTCAACAAAAAGCGACATTTGATATTCATAATTCACCGCTTTCAGAAGCTGCTGTCGTTGGCTTTGAATATGGTTATAATGTGGAACATCCAGCTTCATTTAATATTTGGGAGGCACAATTTGGGGACTTCTCGAATATGGCTCAAATTTACTTTGACAATTTTATTTTCTCTGGCAATGCCAAGTGGGGTGAACGTTCAGGTTTAACATTCTTTTTACCTCACGCTTTTGAAGGTCAAGGACCAGAACATTCATCTGCGAGACTCGAGCGCTTTTTACAACTCGCAGCTGAAAATAATATGACGGTTTGTAACTTATCAAGCTCAAGTAACTATTTCCATCTTTTACGCGCTCAAGCAGCAAGTTTAAATACTGAGGCAATGCGACCATTGGTTATCATGTCACCTAAAGGCCTATTACGTAATAAAACAGTTGCTAAACCAATTAGCGAATTTACACAAGGTGGTTTTGAACCAATTTTAGTAGAAGACTACGATGCTTCTAAGGTGAAAAAAGTTATTTTAGCAACAGGTAAAATGTTTATCGACCTTAAAGAACGACTTCAAAAAGAACCTAACTCAGAAATTCTATTAGTCGCTATCGAACGATTATACCCATTCCCAGAAGATGAAATAGCTGAGTTATTGCAATCAATTAAAGGCTTAGAATCCGTGACTTGGGTTCAGGAAGAACCTCAAAACCAAGGGGCATGGCACTATTTATATCCAATCCTTACACGCTTCCTTGGTAAAGATCTTCCACTACATTATGAAGGCCGTAAACATCGTGCAGCGCCTTCAGAGGGTGATGGAGAAATACACAAACTCGTTCAAAATATTATTATTGAAAATAGTTTAAATATTTAGGGGGCATATAAAAATGGCAGAGGTTAAAGTTCCAG
It contains:
- a CDS encoding GNAT family N-acetyltransferase; its protein translation is MIRLATYAEIDIIETLTEEAKVLMLEDQNPQWDHRYPLKTHFERDIEANSMYVIDEDKTIKGFIVIDQKAPDWYNSIQWPSDISNAYVIHRLVASPKYKGSAQRMMDFAENLARQHDVDILLTDTFSLNERAQKLFPKNGFIMTGEMTSNEFPFDKGEPFYAYYKNLNE
- a CDS encoding undecaprenyldiphospho-muramoylpentapeptide beta-N-acetylglucosaminyltransferase, which gives rise to MVKIAFTGGGTVGHVSVNLSLIPTAKASGYETFYIGSKTGIEREMITSQLPNTPYFAISSGKLRRYLSFENAKDIFKVLKGINDARRILKKEKPDIVFSKGGFVSVPVVLAAKSLNIPTIIHESDLTPGLANKISMKFAKKMYVTFEETLKYVPEGRADFVGATIREDLKNGSPERGYQLTGFDANKKVLLVMGGSMGSQKINEAIRGQLERLLTTYQIVHLTGKNLKDASIQKPGYVQFEFLKEDLTDILAITDTVISRAGSNAIYEFLTLKIPMLLIPLGLDQSRGDQIDNAKYFEKQGYASMIDESELNAETLYPALEKIENTRTQIIHNMDNFKESLTKEQLLNKIIQDAKS
- a CDS encoding phosphatase PAP2 family protein; protein product: MNHWKRISLLIVFALIFAVIAMFHESRLGKWIDTEVYEFIYSSESFISTSIFFGATQIGEVWAMMCLSLLTVALLMFYKYKIEALFFALTMMVSGATNPILKNIFDRERPTILRLIDISGFSFPSGHAMGSTAFFGSLIYVSHRILKGKSKGVVIALCALMILLISTSRVYLGVHYPTDIIAGIIGGIFCILLTQLMLRKPLKL
- a CDS encoding response regulator transcription factor, whose protein sequence is MKKVLIIEDEQNLARFIELELKHEQYDVDITYDGLSGLNKALQQYYDIILLDLMLPEMDGLEVCQRIRTQKDTPIIMITAKGEIYDKVVGLDNGADDYIVKPFEIEELLARMRALVRRYGEESHSNTDIINIDGLIIDKHAFSVSFESQNIELTKTEFDLLLVLAENKNHVLQREQILDHVWGYESAVETNVVDVYIRYLRNKLKPIGKQKLIETVRGVGYVIRQ
- a CDS encoding HAMP domain-containing sensor histidine kinase; the protein is MKQSTLKTKWTLVTTIITFLIIFVFCLLIIYAISSLLKQHELEKAERSVDDIYNLLETKPIQRITTIEFNSVTNSYQKVILHDSYHRKIFENSNTSDIRFSPEFHAINTRNITIIKNKEGSFIVVSTPVDTSYFKGYVTVVHSLKVYDDLLRFITYLALIFGLIALFVTAIISYIFSAQITKPINIITEKMTQIRRDGFQEKLSVPTNYEETDALIDTFNSMMIKLEDSFNQQRQFVEDASHELRTPLQIIQGHLSLIKRWGKKDPEILEESLSISIEEMNRISKLVEELLMLTKNDMRHAENQVEKVDINEEIKTRIRAITKIHDSYTFTFNTNQDFIFLNINAFHFEQILLIFFDNAIKYDTQRKKIDITTKYINNQVIIEITDHGMGIPQEDINYIFDRFYRVDKSRSRHQGGNGLGLSIAEKIVKLYQGHISVKSEVGKFTTFTISFNASQN
- a CDS encoding 2-oxoglutarate dehydrogenase E1 component; translation: MKNDKQVTEAPVNFGANLGLMLELYDQFLEDPSSVTEDLQVLFSTIKDGEATLSNTSRQSSSGDSTIKRVMRLIDNIRQYGHLQADIYPVNKPERKHLPKLTIEDFDLDRQTLEDISADIVSEHFKDIYDNAYEAILRMEKRYKGPIAFEYTHINNNKERVWLKRRIETPYKASLNTEEKKALFKQLARVEGFEKYLHKNFVGAKRFSIEGVDALVPMLSHTIKRASEVNITNIQIGMAHRGRLNVLTHILKKPYAMMLSEFMHTDPMKFLPEDGSLELTSGWTSDVKYHLGGVKTINDHGHEQRIVLANNPSHLEVVAPVVTGRTRASQDLTDQAGQVETNFNNGMPIIIHGDAAYPGQGVNFETMNLGSLKGYSTGGTLHIITNNRIGFTTEPIDGRSTTYATDVAKGYDVPIMHVNADDVEATIEAIDIAMEFRKTFNKDVVIDLVGYRRFGHNEMDEPTLTNPLPYKNIKKHDTVEIIYGNKLIEEGIINKEEMDEVISNVQKEMRQAHDSIDKNDKNDNTEMEIPEGISKPLQSNESELSLERLKEINEAMLNYPEGFNVFKKLNRILEQRRSPFESEDGLVDWAHAEQLAFATVMQEGTPIRMTGQDSERGTFSHRHAVLHDQENGDVFIPLQHVPQQKATFDIHNSPLSEAAVVGFEYGYNVEHPASFNIWEAQFGDFSNMAQIYFDNFIFSGNAKWGERSGLTFFLPHAFEGQGPEHSSARLERFLQLAAENNMTVCNLSSSSNYFHLLRAQAASLNTEAMRPLVIMSPKGLLRNKTVAKPISEFTQGGFEPILVEDYDASKVKKVILATGKMFIDLKERLQKEPNSEILLVAIERLYPFPEDEIAELLQSIKGLESVTWVQEEPQNQGAWHYLYPILTRFLGKDLPLHYEGRKHRAAPSEGDGEIHKLVQNIIIENSLNI